The Pedobacter cryoconitis genome has a window encoding:
- the rluF gene encoding 23S rRNA pseudouridine(2604) synthase RluF: MSDSTTRLNKYISESGMCSRRAADRYIEQGNVFINGRKAKVGDQVYFGDLITVNGQTIEPKEVDNSILLAFNKPVGVTSTTEAGVKSNIVDYVNHSERVFPIGRLDKDSQGLIFMTNNGDLVNKILRAGNNHEKEYLVTVNKPLTDQFITNMAKGVPVLGVMTKKCKVTKESPFIFKITLIQGLNRQIRRMCEHFGFEVTKLERIRIMNINLKGLPVGEWREFTPEELTEIHNMIAKSSSVEHAAAKRVVKKAKTATAPEEINVTPAKAFRARPAGPSKGKPRPTTPRGERGERSERDEKPPRGSRAKPASGSSAFKAPAATNDWNKSNGPSRRSVKPTKGRSGSAPAKTRSPKR, translated from the coding sequence ATGTCCGATTCTACCACCCGATTAAATAAATACATTAGTGAAAGCGGCATGTGTTCGCGCAGAGCAGCAGACAGATACATAGAACAGGGAAATGTCTTTATTAATGGCAGAAAAGCCAAAGTTGGTGATCAAGTTTACTTCGGTGACCTGATTACGGTAAACGGACAAACCATTGAGCCTAAAGAAGTAGACAACTCTATTCTCCTTGCATTTAACAAACCCGTTGGCGTAACCAGTACAACAGAAGCAGGCGTAAAAAGCAACATCGTTGATTACGTGAACCATAGCGAAAGAGTCTTTCCAATAGGAAGGCTAGACAAAGATTCACAAGGATTGATCTTCATGACCAATAACGGAGACTTAGTTAACAAAATACTTCGTGCCGGTAACAACCATGAAAAAGAATACCTGGTAACCGTTAATAAACCATTAACAGACCAGTTTATTACCAACATGGCAAAAGGCGTACCCGTACTGGGGGTAATGACCAAAAAATGCAAAGTCACCAAAGAAAGTCCCTTCATCTTTAAAATCACGCTGATTCAAGGTCTGAACAGACAAATCAGACGCATGTGTGAACACTTCGGATTTGAAGTTACCAAACTCGAACGTATTCGTATTATGAATATCAACCTGAAAGGCCTTCCAGTAGGAGAATGGAGAGAATTCACTCCGGAAGAACTGACAGAAATCCATAACATGATTGCAAAATCAAGCTCTGTCGAACATGCCGCTGCAAAAAGAGTAGTTAAAAAAGCAAAAACAGCTACTGCACCAGAAGAAATTAATGTAACTCCTGCAAAAGCATTCAGAGCAAGACCAGCAGGCCCGTCAAAAGGAAAACCAAGACCAACCACACCAAGAGGTGAGCGCGGAGAAAGAAGCGAAAGAGACGAAAAACCACCAAGAGGTTCAAGGGCAAAACCAGCATCAGGATCATCCGCATTCAAAGCACCGGCTGCCACCAATGACTGGAATAAAAGCAATGGCCCAAGCAGGAGATCAGTAAAACCAACAAAAGGAAGATCAGGATCAGCACCAGCAAAGACAAGAAGTCCAAAACGCTAA
- the rlmN gene encoding 23S rRNA (adenine(2503)-C(2))-methyltransferase RlmN — protein sequence MLVTTKTDIRSLSLIQLQQHFTEMKEPAYRAKQVYQWLWEKSARSFEEMSNLSKDLRKKLDENYTINAVEVNNTQFSNDQTIKNTFRLFDGNIVEGVLIPMEERMTACVSSQVGCSLSCKFCATGYMDRKRNLNADEIYDQVVLIDQQAKKNYNAPLTNIVYMGMGEPLLNYANVMKSIERITAPDGLNMSYKRITVSTAGIAKMIRKLADDGAKFNLALSLHAADDKKRNEIMPINEQNTLKVLAEALKYYFAKTKNPVTYEYIVFNNFNDELQDAIDLAKFCKHVPCKVNLIEYNPIQFADFINAEGDKIDAFSNYLKSQGVNTNIRRSRGKDIDAACGQLAVKNQPEEPAISVN from the coding sequence ATGCTAGTAACAACTAAAACTGATATCCGTTCCCTGAGTCTTATCCAGCTTCAGCAGCACTTTACTGAGATGAAAGAACCCGCTTACCGTGCCAAACAGGTTTACCAATGGCTATGGGAAAAATCTGCGCGTTCTTTTGAAGAAATGAGTAACCTGTCTAAAGACCTGAGAAAGAAACTAGACGAGAACTATACCATCAATGCAGTTGAGGTCAACAATACACAATTTAGTAACGACCAAACCATTAAAAATACCTTCCGCTTATTCGATGGAAACATCGTTGAAGGCGTACTGATTCCAATGGAAGAACGTATGACCGCCTGCGTAAGTTCCCAGGTAGGTTGTAGCCTATCCTGTAAATTCTGCGCAACAGGTTACATGGATAGAAAACGTAACCTGAATGCCGATGAAATTTATGATCAGGTAGTGCTGATAGACCAGCAGGCAAAAAAGAACTACAATGCGCCATTGACCAATATCGTGTATATGGGAATGGGAGAACCCCTGTTAAATTATGCCAATGTTATGAAATCAATAGAGCGTATTACAGCTCCTGATGGATTGAACATGTCTTATAAAAGAATTACTGTCTCTACAGCAGGTATCGCCAAAATGATCAGGAAACTGGCAGATGACGGCGCCAAATTTAACCTCGCACTTTCCCTGCATGCCGCAGATGACAAGAAGAGAAATGAAATCATGCCAATCAATGAGCAGAATACTTTAAAAGTACTCGCCGAGGCATTAAAATACTACTTCGCTAAAACAAAGAACCCTGTTACCTACGAATACATCGTTTTCAACAACTTTAACGATGAACTTCAGGATGCTATAGACTTAGCTAAATTCTGTAAACACGTACCCTGTAAAGTGAACCTGATTGAATACAACCCAATTCAGTTTGCAGACTTCATCAACGCAGAAGGAGATAAAATTGATGCCTTCTCTAATTATCTGAAAAGTCAGGGCGTGAATACAAATATCAGACGCAGCCGTGGAAAAGACATTGATGCAGCCTGTGGACAACTCGCTGTAAAAAATCAACCAGAAGAACCAGCTATATCAGTTAACTAA
- a CDS encoding ComF family protein, with protein MSLIQQTFADLFHLLFPRNCNACGTPLFYGERTICTKCLHDLPFTDFHLYPENPAARIFWGRIPIHQVIALLHFKKGTRVQQLIHQLKYKGQTDIGFLLGKMIGERMLLSDQRPDLIVPIPLHQKKQHSRGYNQSQFIAAGIAHILKSPIHTKLLTRKINTATQTKKSRYNRFENIKDAFEINRLPDLKNLHILLVDDILTTGATFEACGKLLLDNGLNKLSIATLAYAE; from the coding sequence ATGTCCCTGATTCAACAAACCTTTGCTGACCTTTTTCACCTCCTCTTTCCCAGGAACTGTAACGCCTGTGGTACCCCATTATTTTACGGAGAAAGAACGATCTGCACTAAATGTCTGCATGACCTCCCCTTCACAGACTTTCATTTGTACCCTGAAAATCCCGCAGCCAGAATATTCTGGGGCCGCATTCCAATTCACCAGGTCATTGCCCTTTTACACTTTAAAAAAGGTACCAGAGTCCAGCAACTCATTCATCAGCTCAAATACAAAGGACAAACAGATATCGGCTTCCTGTTAGGTAAAATGATCGGTGAACGCATGCTGTTATCAGACCAGAGACCCGATTTAATCGTCCCCATACCACTTCACCAGAAAAAACAACACAGCAGAGGCTACAATCAAAGTCAATTTATTGCAGCAGGAATAGCACATATATTAAAAAGCCCCATCCACACTAAACTCCTTACCCGTAAAATCAACACAGCCACACAAACAAAAAAGAGCAGGTATAACCGTTTCGAAAACATAAAAGATGCATTTGAAATCAATCGGCTTCCAGATTTAAAAAATCTGCATATTCTGCTCGTTGATGACATCCTGACTACCGGAGCCACATTTGAAGCCTGCGGCAAACTTCTGCTGGATAACGGGTTAAATAAACTATCCATAGCCACCCTCGCCTATGCAGAATAA
- a CDS encoding PAS domain S-box protein, which produces MPINTGVWSPSEKERLCALYAYHILDTPVEESFDNLAKLATQIFNIPIALISLLDKERQWVKSSVGVELKEFPRKYSFCEYTIQGNTVFEICDTLKDSRFTDYPVVTSEPYIRYYAGAPLIDDQGFVLGTLCIFDLIPRQLTDSQKDILKGIAQEVVVHLVLRKKDEQIRSSVTRCQELLDITGVSPEIHCILDFRGKVLFVNEAVTRLLGYTVPEAMELGLLDVCYPEDIPRVMKSIAEGLGNHYKELHIDFRVVGRDRIIRWISWSLVSKNRRWYTYGRDITDNKKVESDLMKLSFVASKVNNAVVINDADNHVTWVNAAFEKITGFSLEDVKGKRLGDLIVGPNTDLELIDEVRKLTKQRQSFTIDMLAYRKDKKEIWLSVYNTVVLDDRGNVEIEVEIIIDITDKKRAEEELQVLSMVASKTNTGVNIQDNEGITTWVNQSLEKLTGYKKEELYGHHLGNILSPNFYDQELISSSRDKSKNNQSYTIEVLAEKKNGSTVWLSVSNTPIINSKGKVERQIDLISDITQRKQIEKEMIEAKEQALKLSEAKEMFLSVMSHEIRTPLNAVIGMTHLLLDNDPKISQIDDLNILKFSGENLLHIINDILDFTKMETGKMELEVFPFNLKTLANDIINSLQVNVRKKGNQLNLVFDPLIPSLISGDKNRLYQILMNFLGNAIKFTENGQVQLILTLAGQNEKESIIRFEITDNGIGIPKDKQSYIFETFTQAKTDISRKYGGTGLGLAITKKLLQMFNSDIIVDSTEGEGTTFSFEIAFSKTAEISVSPGNSTEMSVFIGKRVLVVDDNEINILIAKRILSKWGLEIEAAVNGYEAIEKVMTESFDLIFMDIKMPGIDGFETTGIIRDISGDYYKKVPIIALTASTLKNDHYKFNECGMNGHVLKPFNPEEIKNLLFGFLSREKE; this is translated from the coding sequence ATGCCAATAAATACAGGAGTATGGTCACCTAGTGAAAAAGAAAGATTATGTGCGTTATATGCATATCATATCCTTGATACCCCTGTTGAAGAAAGCTTTGATAACCTTGCGAAGCTCGCGACGCAAATCTTTAATATACCCATTGCCCTGATTTCTCTTTTAGATAAAGAAAGGCAATGGGTTAAATCTTCCGTTGGCGTTGAGCTAAAGGAATTTCCGCGCAAATACTCTTTTTGTGAATATACCATCCAGGGAAATACAGTATTCGAAATCTGCGATACTCTGAAAGACAGTCGGTTTACCGATTATCCGGTAGTTACTTCCGAGCCCTATATCAGATATTATGCCGGCGCCCCATTAATTGATGATCAGGGTTTTGTATTGGGTACACTTTGTATATTTGATTTGATACCCCGTCAGTTGACGGACAGTCAGAAAGATATTCTGAAAGGAATTGCGCAGGAAGTCGTTGTGCATCTTGTGCTAAGGAAAAAAGATGAACAGATTCGTTCCAGTGTAACCCGCTGCCAGGAACTTTTGGATATTACAGGAGTTTCTCCCGAAATCCATTGCATTCTTGATTTTAGAGGCAAGGTTTTATTCGTTAATGAAGCAGTGACCCGTTTATTGGGTTATACGGTGCCCGAAGCTATGGAACTCGGCCTTTTAGATGTCTGTTATCCGGAAGATATTCCCCGGGTGATGAAAAGCATCGCAGAAGGACTGGGGAATCATTATAAAGAACTTCATATTGACTTCAGGGTTGTTGGCCGGGACCGTATTATCCGCTGGATCAGCTGGTCGCTGGTTTCCAAAAACAGGCGGTGGTATACTTATGGACGAGATATTACGGATAATAAAAAGGTAGAGAGTGACCTGATGAAGCTGTCATTTGTGGCCAGTAAAGTAAATAATGCGGTCGTCATTAATGATGCAGATAACCATGTAACCTGGGTAAATGCTGCCTTTGAGAAGATCACAGGGTTTAGCCTGGAAGATGTTAAAGGAAAACGGCTCGGAGATCTGATCGTTGGCCCGAATACAGATCTGGAGCTGATTGATGAGGTTAGAAAACTAACTAAACAAAGGCAGTCTTTTACAATTGATATGCTGGCTTATCGAAAAGATAAGAAAGAAATCTGGCTTTCTGTTTACAATACAGTGGTGTTGGATGACAGAGGGAATGTAGAAATCGAAGTAGAGATTATCATTGATATTACGGATAAGAAAAGAGCAGAAGAAGAGTTACAAGTGCTGTCTATGGTGGCCAGTAAAACAAATACAGGGGTGAATATCCAGGATAATGAAGGCATTACCACCTGGGTCAATCAATCTCTTGAAAAGTTGACCGGATATAAGAAAGAAGAACTCTATGGACATCATTTAGGGAATATTCTTTCACCTAATTTCTATGATCAGGAACTCATATCCAGCTCCCGCGATAAAAGCAAGAACAACCAGTCTTATACGATAGAAGTGCTGGCAGAGAAGAAAAACGGATCTACGGTCTGGCTGTCTGTCTCCAACACACCTATTATTAATAGTAAAGGAAAAGTAGAACGGCAGATTGATCTGATCTCTGACATTACACAGCGTAAGCAGATTGAGAAAGAAATGATCGAAGCAAAAGAACAGGCTTTAAAGCTTAGTGAAGCGAAAGAAATGTTTCTTTCGGTGATGAGCCATGAAATCCGCACGCCTTTGAATGCTGTGATCGGCATGACGCATTTGTTATTAGACAATGACCCTAAAATCTCGCAGATTGATGATTTAAATATTCTGAAGTTCTCAGGTGAAAACTTACTGCATATTATTAATGATATCCTGGATTTCACTAAAATGGAAACGGGTAAGATGGAACTGGAAGTTTTTCCATTCAATCTTAAAACGCTGGCAAATGATATTATCAATTCGCTGCAAGTTAATGTAAGAAAGAAGGGGAATCAGTTAAATCTTGTTTTTGATCCTTTAATTCCATCCTTGATTTCGGGGGATAAGAACAGGCTGTACCAGATTCTGATGAACTTTTTAGGGAATGCGATTAAGTTTACGGAGAATGGACAGGTGCAGTTGATTCTGACCCTCGCCGGACAGAACGAAAAAGAGTCGATTATCAGGTTTGAGATTACAGATAATGGGATAGGCATACCTAAGGACAAGCAAAGCTATATTTTCGAAACTTTTACGCAGGCCAAAACGGATATTTCCAGAAAATACGGAGGTACAGGATTGGGACTGGCAATTACGAAAAAGTTGTTGCAGATGTTCAATTCTGATATTATTGTGGATAGTACTGAAGGGGAGGGAACGACCTTTTCTTTTGAAATTGCATTTAGTAAAACGGCAGAAATATCTGTTTCGCCTGGTAATAGTACCGAAATGAGTGTTTTTATAGGCAAAAGGGTATTGGTCGTAGACGATAATGAAATTAATATCCTGATTGCTAAACGGATCTTGAGCAAATGGGGATTAGAGATTGAAGCTGCTGTGAATGGGTATGAGGCGATAGAAAAGGTGATGACGGAGAGTTTTGACCTGATCTTTATGGATATTAAAATGCCCGGGATAGATGGTTTCGAAACTACAGGGATTATCAGGGATATCAGCGGGGACTATTACAAGAAAGTGCCTATCATCGCGCTGACTGCTTCTACGCTTAAGAATGACCATTACAAATTTAATGAATGCGGTATGAATGGCCATGTGCTAAAACCGTTTAATCCTGAAGAGATTAAAAACCTGCTTTTCGGTTTCCTTTCACGCGAAAAGGAATAG